The Tardiphaga alba genome includes a window with the following:
- a CDS encoding penicillin-binding protein activator yields MADPFDPKLTPRGTTRRTAVKTGLGLLLGAPLLAACSGLQQTLTNNYSTGPAEQPVPAGPAQQPQAIGTGGVKVGLILPQSASGNAGLAAQSMKNAAEMAYAEFQNPNIQLLVKDDSGSAAGAQQAAQQLLGEGAEIILGPLFAVSVPAVAQLTRARNIPVIAFSTDSSVAGRGVYLLSFLPESDVNRIVDYAYGTGKRSFAAMLPENAYGNVVEVAFKQAVARKGGRIVAFERYGADRSNAARNVTAQLTGADALLLADDGDAVVATAEALTTAGANLRNVQLLGTGLWDNPRVFNSASMQGGLYAAPDPAGFRAFSGRYRTKYGNDPVRTATLAYDAVALVAALARTQGGQRFSQEVLTNQSGFAGIDGLFRFRADGGNDRGLAVMKVASGGGQPVAGSPKSFGT; encoded by the coding sequence ATGGCCGATCCGTTCGATCCAAAATTGACGCCCCGGGGCACCACCCGGCGAACGGCTGTGAAAACAGGCCTGGGCCTCCTGCTAGGTGCGCCGCTGCTGGCTGCCTGTTCCGGATTGCAGCAGACCTTGACCAACAATTACAGCACCGGCCCGGCTGAACAGCCGGTCCCGGCCGGTCCGGCGCAGCAGCCGCAGGCCATCGGCACCGGCGGCGTCAAGGTCGGGCTGATTTTGCCGCAATCCGCATCGGGCAATGCCGGCCTCGCCGCGCAGTCCATGAAGAATGCGGCCGAGATGGCCTATGCCGAATTCCAGAACCCCAACATCCAGCTCCTCGTGAAGGACGATTCGGGGAGTGCCGCCGGCGCGCAGCAGGCGGCGCAGCAGTTGCTTGGCGAAGGCGCGGAAATCATCCTGGGACCGTTGTTCGCTGTTTCGGTACCGGCGGTGGCGCAGCTCACGCGTGCGCGCAACATTCCGGTCATCGCGTTCTCGACGGATTCGAGCGTGGCCGGGCGCGGCGTCTATCTGCTCAGCTTCCTCCCGGAGTCCGACGTCAACCGCATCGTCGATTATGCCTATGGCACCGGCAAGCGCTCCTTCGCAGCGATGCTGCCGGAGAATGCCTATGGCAATGTCGTCGAAGTCGCGTTCAAACAGGCCGTTGCGCGCAAAGGCGGCCGCATCGTTGCGTTCGAACGCTATGGCGCAGATCGCTCCAATGCGGCGAGGAACGTCACCGCCCAACTGACGGGCGCGGATGCATTGCTGCTCGCCGATGACGGCGATGCAGTGGTGGCAACGGCCGAGGCCCTGACGACGGCAGGCGCCAATCTGCGCAATGTTCAACTGCTCGGCACGGGTCTGTGGGACAATCCACGCGTCTTCAACAGCGCGTCGATGCAAGGTGGTCTCTACGCTGCGCCGGATCCGGCAGGTTTCCGCGCCTTTTCAGGCCGTTATCGCACCAAATACGGCAACGACCCCGTCCGGACCGCTACGCTTGCCTATGACGCGGTCGCGCTGGTCGCTGCGCTCGCGCGCACGCAGGGCGGCCAGCGTTTCTCGCAGGAGGTCCTGACCAATCAGTCCGGTTTCGCTGGCATCGATGGCCTGTTCCGTTTCCGCGCCGATGGCGGCAACGATCGCGGACTGGCGGTGATGAAGGTGGCATCGGGTGGAGGCCAGCCGGTCGCGGGTTCGCCGAAGAGTTTTGGGACGTAG
- the gshB gene encoding glutathione synthase — protein sequence MTLNIAVQMDPIARINHKGDSTFAMLLEAQRRGHRLSYYTPDKLSLRGNDVVAPVQPLTVRDVEGDYFTLGDSERVNMESFDVVLLRQDPPFDLAYITSTHLLERIHPKTLVVNDPASVRNAPEKIFVMGFNDLMPPTLISRDKDEINAFRAEHGAVVMKPLHGHGGAAVFRVLPQDMNFGSLYDLFSVTFKEQWVIQRFLPEVKHGDKRIILVDGEFAGAVNRVPAEDDLRSNMVRGGAAKSTELSPREREICERVGPALRERGLLFVGIDVIDGNLTEINVTSPTGIRAIAKLGGPDVAARIWDVIEAKRK from the coding sequence ATGACCCTGAACATCGCCGTCCAGATGGACCCCATCGCCCGCATCAATCACAAGGGCGATTCGACCTTCGCGATGCTGCTCGAAGCACAGAGGCGCGGTCACCGCTTGTCCTACTACACGCCGGATAAGCTGTCGCTGCGTGGCAACGATGTGGTGGCGCCGGTGCAACCGCTGACGGTTCGCGATGTCGAAGGTGACTATTTCACGCTGGGCGATTCGGAGCGTGTGAATATGGAGAGCTTCGATGTCGTGTTGCTGCGGCAGGACCCTCCTTTCGATCTCGCTTACATCACGTCTACGCATCTCCTCGAACGCATCCATCCGAAGACGCTGGTGGTGAACGACCCGGCTTCGGTCCGCAACGCGCCGGAAAAGATCTTTGTGATGGGCTTCAACGACCTGATGCCGCCCACGCTGATCTCGCGCGATAAGGATGAAATCAACGCCTTCCGCGCCGAGCATGGCGCCGTGGTGATGAAGCCGTTGCATGGCCATGGTGGTGCTGCCGTGTTCCGCGTGCTGCCGCAGGACATGAATTTCGGCTCGCTCTATGACCTGTTCTCCGTCACCTTCAAGGAGCAGTGGGTCATCCAGCGCTTCCTTCCCGAAGTGAAGCATGGCGACAAGCGCATCATCCTGGTGGACGGTGAGTTTGCCGGTGCAGTGAACCGCGTCCCGGCGGAAGACGACCTGCGCTCAAACATGGTGCGCGGCGGCGCTGCGAAATCCACCGAGCTTTCCCCGCGCGAACGCGAGATCTGCGAACGTGTCGGCCCGGCGCTGCGCGAGCGCGGCCTGCTCTTCGTCGGCATCGATGTCATCGACGGCAACCTCACCGAGATCAACGTCACCTCGCCCACAGGCATCCGCGCCATCGCCAAACTCGGCGGTCCGGATGTCGCTGCACGGATCTGGGATGTGATCGAGGCCAAACGGAAGTAA
- the rsmI gene encoding 16S rRNA (cytidine(1402)-2'-O)-methyltransferase: protein MRANPISAEPNAPNRTFTVSGHVLTAPKAAPGLHLVATPIGNLGDITLRALEVLAGADVVACEDTRISRRLMERYGISADLKQYHEHNAEAARPKILAKLAEGGSIALVSDAGTPLISDPGFKLVREVTAAGFDVFALPGPSSVLTALAVSALPTDRFFFEGFLPSKQMARRTRLEELSHIDATIVMFESGNRVQEMLGDLADIMGQRDAAICRELTKLHEEISRGPVAELAKAADELETRGEFVVVLGPPAADAQVMTDDDLDALLRASLQRDSVKDAVAHAVELSGRQRRAVYARALELARESGDG from the coding sequence ATGCGTGCAAACCCGATATCTGCCGAACCCAATGCCCCGAACCGGACCTTCACGGTCTCCGGCCATGTGCTGACCGCGCCGAAAGCGGCGCCGGGCCTGCATCTGGTGGCGACGCCGATCGGCAATCTCGGCGACATCACGTTGCGCGCGCTGGAAGTGCTCGCCGGTGCGGATGTGGTGGCGTGCGAGGATACCCGTATCTCCCGCCGCCTGATGGAGCGTTACGGCATTTCTGCCGATCTCAAGCAATATCATGAGCATAATGCCGAAGCGGCACGGCCGAAGATCCTGGCGAAACTGGCCGAAGGCGGATCGATCGCGCTGGTCTCGGATGCCGGCACGCCGCTGATTTCCGATCCGGGCTTCAAGCTGGTGCGCGAAGTGACCGCCGCGGGTTTTGATGTTTTCGCATTGCCGGGACCATCTTCGGTACTCACCGCGCTCGCGGTGTCGGCGCTGCCGACCGATCGGTTTTTCTTCGAGGGTTTCTTGCCATCGAAACAGATGGCACGCCGCACCCGGCTTGAAGAACTCTCGCATATCGACGCGACCATCGTGATGTTCGAATCCGGCAACCGCGTGCAGGAGATGCTCGGCGATCTCGCTGACATCATGGGACAGCGGGATGCCGCCATTTGCCGCGAACTGACCAAGCTGCATGAAGAAATTTCACGCGGCCCGGTCGCCGAACTGGCGAAGGCCGCAGACGAACTTGAAACCCGCGGCGAATTCGTCGTCGTGCTCGGCCCGCCTGCCGCCGATGCGCAGGTCATGACCGATGACGATCTCGACGCTTTGCTGCGCGCATCCCTGCAGCGCGACAGCGTCAAGGATGCCGTCGCCCATGCGGTCGAACTGTCAGGCCGTCAGCGACGCGCCGTCTATGCCCGCGCTCTCGAACTCGCCAGGGAGAGCGGCGATGGTTAA
- a CDS encoding YraN family protein — protein sequence MVKPRELSAPGRSKAPSPQRVAAFATGLSAESRAAALLLAKGYRILARRFRTPHGEIDIVARKRNLIAFVEVKARETLDDAAYAVTPQQQVRISNAAQGWLMTHPEHADFDMRFDVILIAPKHLPRHLLAAFDAAS from the coding sequence ATGGTTAAGCCCCGCGAGCTTTCCGCGCCGGGCCGGAGCAAAGCGCCATCACCTCAGCGCGTTGCAGCCTTTGCCACCGGTCTCTCGGCCGAAAGCCGGGCCGCTGCGCTGCTCCTGGCGAAAGGCTACCGGATTCTCGCCCGCCGCTTCCGCACGCCCCATGGCGAAATCGACATCGTCGCACGCAAACGTAACCTGATCGCCTTTGTCGAGGTGAAGGCGCGCGAAACGCTCGATGATGCCGCTTATGCCGTGACGCCGCAGCAGCAGGTGCGCATCAGCAATGCCGCGCAAGGCTGGCTGATGACGCATCCCGAGCATGCGGATTTCGACATGCGTTTCGACGTCATCCTGATTGCGCCGAAGCATCTGCCACGCCATCTGTTAGCGGCATTCGACGCCGCCAGCTGA